gtgtgattccacttacagggtcacaaacatctacaggaactgacattctttctttggttatgagaccatttgctgatctcacaaaaatctgtgtagaagttggtgccagggctattggatctctaattactgatttacctgcacccgtgtctagattcaagattcaagattcaagataactttattgatcccttagggggtgtccaccagggaaattagcatctccaaagatctacagcatctacaaaatttcccaccaccattccccccatcaaacctattaaagataatagaatataagaaaataagaaataaaataaaatagaataaattaaaaatagaatatgaatataacataaatataaaactataaaatgttccggttctcctgttggccctcctcccccccagtgatgagttgaacagcctgatggctcgggggatgaatgagttccccagtctgttggtcctgaacttggggaggcgtagcctctggctgatcaggcttctctggctgtggatgacagtgtgcagagggtggcggacattgtccatgatgctccgcagtttgtcaatagttctcctctctgccactgtcgccagaggttccagcttcatccccaccaccgagccggcccgcctgatcagcttctccagcctggagaggtccgcttttgttgcgctccccccccagcagaccacagcgtaggacaggacgctggcgaccacagactgatagaacatccagaggagtttcctgcagatgttgaacgatctgagtctcctcaggaagtacatcctgctctgggtcttcttatacagctgcctcgtgttgcttgtccagtccagcctgttgtccagccacagcccaagatatttataggtctgcacgccctccacctcctccgttcctatctgaactggtctaggtctcggtcggtcggtcggtccctcccaaagtcaatgaccagttctttagttttctactaagaatgttaaagaattacctaacacggtcagcTGTagttctggtttgccttcagcaaacaggaagatggtttctaagtctaaaacatcttctaagtcatctttttcaaattggtcaaattttgtgccctgatttgttttaatttttgtgacatctttttccggttctagtcattgttgaggtggattagaaccttgctgctgtcctctattatatctctggtcacgttgtttctttttgcaatcacgttcccagtgtccataatttttacaataatgacaccgatcattGTCACGGgagttgcctcctcctccccttccgcctcggcctcgcccacgtccgcggcctcagcttgggagagggttggcattgaaaaacatgcctgttgattggttcttactttttggcattgtctttcagcatgcatagcatgttgttcatagcggcctaggttacaagttccgaaatcaactaattgtctctctacccaggtttttatctctggtttcgatcccccatgtatagcttgctttaactgctgttggtagggaccttctggttcttccgcatacggaattccactattttttcggaacacatctttcattctcatgctatagtcttcaaaactttcgtcagtcttttgtctcgtggccgtaatggcgctgtagtcagctcgtctggtaaaagtagttcgcatgcgctcgtacagtctgtcaagtctgtcatttagttcttggctgccaggctgccatggttgttgagtggctggatccactgggacccaatctcctctaacagcgccccatttcttgccattaacgcacatgaggacttgctgggtttcagtaccgttagtatggtaacttcctagtaactgtcttatgtcttggatgcacaactctacgtccatttggggcgaggttatgccatcacaagcttttttacagtcttctggagtccaggttctgtacaccaagatagtaggatcttgaccctgcacaccagcttgtggatttgcaacctggatcagtgggtacatctgcacagtgttgtcctgcatgtgaTAATTTCTGCACTGGGCTCCCGATGGAAAGGGACCCAAAAAGGGATTAGTGTTCAGAGCCAGGGGATCTAAGgctccgggcgggtccaatgggaccgcctgagggggagctggtggagcaagaggtggaggaacatacggaggaggcacatttatctgtcgactcctgcatcctgtttcgttgtcctccgccctcacgtacgcactcagcgaTGGGTAAAAGGggttctcatttttcttctttctctctctctttttcgtttctctttttcttgattttgtttctctcttctatattttgattcagtgagccagagatgacattgtgtcaaccccacatttacttttggatgtttctttccatattctattaaatcttcttttaattttataatattgcctggcctgtctaagctaccatcccaatcgaacttagtcatccacagctgaacatatgagcatgaacctggatatttgtcttccatgtgtttacatgatgctgggtttttgaattcagcaccttttgtggaatgttggttgcccatgtttgcactttatttcatcagtttttatgtatttgaatggagacgcctgatctcccgactgaacaaccctcaatccatacaggatatctagttcagcccccctgccgtggccttatagtcaatcgttctcgatcaggagagtatacaccaggcttctacctccgaggaggcgggtgtatcttgcctctgcttctctcctgatgaccaggcaggtaataccgcggtattttctgtgtagcgcttttcgtgtcttatactcactccgttgtctctatggtttctctctgagttgttttagtgccttcttcccgtcactggagatggtcgccctgggagggacgaagaccggccttccgtcaactcgtgatgaaaggtctttcacttcaggcgtctttttgactccggctgcgcgcagacttcggcgttcggtcgtcccacggcgctcctctccaggtcttgggatccggctcgaaggaccaatttttgtgagggtgatgtttggtcacccgtgctgttcgtttactagactcagatcaaccacacagacaaccggaggccttgcaagggagagccgacgagcagttcaagcttcctctctcaactccgtccgtctgctgctcgctctctctctttatttggttcacacaacattggtatcaaaacaacttcatgattccttctcctcctatctctacgacttcctcgtgtccttgaacatgatacctcccagtgctgggaacataacagctacaatacttgagtcaaacactcatacattctttttgattaaacattctaaatctacttactatacttactatagcattgaaacgataatagtaataacaacaataattcttctcacacaataacttagttattaacatgaggcacgagaagattctcacctgatcaccagctgatgaagaacaggagtgaaactgacgcacagttctggagcaggaaccttctgtggcGAACTGCAGACACGAATCTAGACCccaaaagcagatacacactacTGGCTTGAGTTGGAGCAAGGTTACATTTACGGTACTGTCAaggattttggaaaaaaataccaagaggcgcaggcagcagaagaaacaggatggaagaggagcaggctgggcggcatgaacagacatcaatgaggacgattagattagctcaggaaccatgaaacaaacgagaatcaaacttctgggagccaggctagacagttgtgagacagttgtggctccagttttaatgaaggtttgtgtgcagcattttccctttaatctacacacatttaagggaagctgtgatctgtttagctaactgttaaacaagtactaatgaagtaatcacaacaacaaaaaatacagctataatagtaactaaaatcacaaatttcatcctctgttgaatggcaaccctaaaatgaagcggaaaaatagctaaattagagttgtttgatgcagtacatggattaaagactgtcaacatccacagaaatgctgttgtttcaatatttacatccagagtgactgaatttatctgagtaaggagttcatggcttaccataaagagtgatgtccagaaagcaggcaggagtacggaggacaaagattagtgtgaaacagaagcatttaagaggagacagtggcaggaaatgtgccatctttaccttattagcgtaaccctggtaagatgtggcgatgagcttgatgatctccatgtaagccgctttattgtgtttgctgctgaggagtttgccctcgttgaaaagacagtccacggtgagcaggaggtctgggaggcggttgcacacctgcctcttgctgtcagcttcaacagaaTTAGGGTCCAGAGTGTGATTCttagagcagcctgcagcctctggtgttctccttccctttttagGCCGGAGGCATGACCCCCCCAGTTCCGAGCTGAGTTCCCCCTCCCAGTTAGAGCTGAGTTATGTCCACTTCCAAAACCTCCTCGCTCCAGAATCTGGGTCCCTGTCCTGAACAGATCTGTTCCACCATCCCAGTCAGCTTTAGTTCTGTTTGCTCGGCTCCAGTCTGTTCTGAGTCTTGGGGATTGTTGGCAAATGATTAATGTTATCGTTACGTTAtaatgactgaagaagaagaccgaAGACACGATGAATCAAATCAAGAAGTTCTTTATTATGTGAATACCGGTACTTCCtcacaaccaggaagtgacgtgtaaatttgtaaaatgtaacaattcctAATTCTAGAATCGAATAATGTagattcaaaaacatcacacagttCAAATGCTGGTGATTAAACGTGCACCAGGACACATCCTAAATATCCGTCCTGTCACAGAGATCTGAATTACTACAGCTTCTTGAGGTCTGGTGTCTCTcctgtgtccttttgtccttgaataAGGTTTGGATGATTCCCGACACCACCGGGCGTCTGACCTTTACCAGCCGTGAAATTGACAATGACAATGACAAGAATCACCAACAAAATACCAACAGCGATGACTGTCATCAGTTCCTTATGGTTCACCAGATctggataaagaaaagcagcatggtgaagccttcagaggtctttcaggtatgagaatCCAGGtataaataatactcacagttaaacggtctcttccaccaggatggctgaaatgacaaaaatgagtgttattaatggactgagacaacttcctgcacaaccttcatcaacattttgtgtttacttcaggaataggaatgttgaaagttttctggatctgattccaggcaatatcgttgcggttacaccagaggagcctgccttgatagaacagggagtcgacagtgaggcggacgtttctagggagctcctgtaatctgctctctacaatcaccagatcaggatcaaaggtgtgatgcatcaccaccagaattactgctttattatctggagacatagaaaagaccagggtgactcaggaaggtaagtttcactttcacttctgctttaacaactttgaatcttcatgttacatttagttccatcacattcacacttaagttgctacctgggagtccctccagggcctcgtcaatgtctgttttgattcgggatttgactggacagaaaaccaaataataatctgcatcttccggaatgttcacttcagtgtgtccaacacgtttcattttggaaacccattccatgtgagcgttttttgtttcagaagccacgtagacaaagaactttgttccagatactgaagagagaaaggaagaagtgtgttattggaaaatcaacctgagcagctttgaactttcacctgatgatggaaatcatgcagacatgaaccagtgggaaacacttaaaCCTCCTTTAGAACTGAAGGTTAAATATAGCTAAAATACTTCATTGCTCATAAAataccaaaacaacaaattgatTGTTGTCAAGTTATGACTAAAAACTGATTCAGAATTTGATGACATTTACTGTCTGTTGTCAAAAAACAAATAGTTTCCTCACCAcctctctccatgtctctgtgGTGGAAAGAAAGATCCACATTAGTGCAgaattcaaaaacaacaaaaagaaacccCAAAGTGAAACTTTGTAAGATTGTCAAAGTGCGTCACTTGCACGACTGGCCCGCTGACACAACTATAAATACCTTAAAGGAGAATAAGTCCGATGCATTGTACGATCTGCTGTTGGGCCACTCGCAGGGATTCGTCAGTGTAAGAATGTTTAATGAATACTCACGAAATCGATTGATAGTTTGCGTGTAGTGTCTCTGACATAGTCCCAGTCTGGACGCGTCCCTCTGCGTGGAGAAGAACCGATTTCACTTTCGCTTTGCTCAAATGACGTGGCCTCAATCACCAATCCCACAGATGCGGGCTGCTGCCACATCGTGGATCCTCccaggttttttgtttttagctttagTCGATATCGTCAGGCGTTATTGTTTTAAAGTACTTGTATAATTGAGTTAGAATGGGAATCTTGATTTTTGTTTGATATAACTATAAAGATAGAAAAAGCCTAAATTCCTGCAGTGATCCAGCACCCTCAGCTGGTCAGTTGACGTCACTTACGGAGCCTTCAGCAAGTGTCTGACATCAGTTGATtgacaacaatagtaataatacaataattttGAGTAGCAGATAAATGGAGAAATATAAACTCCAAAAGCATCAAAACCACGCCCCCTACCCATAATCCTCCCGGGTgacagaggccccgcccccaaatcTCCGCCACAATATAACCAGAACGAGAGTTGTGTGTCTCTATAGTTTggacctgattttttttaaatttaacattaGAATAAAACCTTAAACTGTCGTGagtttatctatctatctaatatctatctatctatctatctatctatctatctatctatctatctatctatctatctatctatctatctatctatctatctatctatctatctatctatctatctatctatctatctatctatctatctatctatctttgaTTTTATGTTCATGTAAATGTCCATATAGTTTAAACTGacttctgtggttttcttcactttagtgttatttaaaaataacacaacattaGATGCACTTTTGCTCCTAATTGGCCAAACATAACGACAAAACTGTGTAACAAAGTAGGTTAAAACTAAAAGATTTTAAtgttacaaaaggaaaataaacagttgtATAAATCTACATTAAGACCTTTATTCCAACTCGATTCcttctgatttaatttgatctgatgagGAATTTTTCAATATTCTTGTGTCggaaaaatgacttcttcaatCCTAAATTATCCTATAGatcataggtgtcaaactctggcccgtgggccaaatttggcccgcaatgtaattatattttgcCCGCGAAGCcgtaccaattgactattagagctggcccgccggtattatcaCTTAAAGCGCTTgagctaatactacaaataccagcttctgctggtgttttttgtgtgaaaatccacactctacatcagttggtaataaaccaatatgtggcttgccaaccaccaagaaagagaaagtagtcatagcgaccttatatgctaatgctaattctggcactacccctctgaaaaatgattaaaggaaaggaagaaaataggacctttctgaacaggtaggaggcagaatatctgtttagatatgtaaaagacggacctgtcttcttgtatgtggagccaatgtgcagtacaaggagaacaacaacagatgacaatataaaacgcaacaccaagacaaacacaagcacctggaaatgacccaaaggtgccagaacgtagaagagatgaaaaggccttacatttacattacattaacttacaatggcagaaaattactgttgaaatttatttcagaaggctgcaaataaagagaagaaatgaatgccagtgatgtgtttttttaatttgaatttcaattttgcatgtgtgcaataataaattatatattgtattgtgttaagatttgcttgttccatgttcagttgttgagcaaaactagtttgggtccatatcaaaaggttccaacgtatagctggaggaagatttttttcaataaatatcaatgttggcccgtgactttgtcccagttttgaattttggcccactggctatttgagtttgacacctctgctatAGATTGTATTTACTCTCACTCACTGTTCTGAAGTAGTTTCTGAGCTCTCAGTGACAGATCATTCTGTTGTATTCAAGGTTAGCATCTTCTTTACAGGATAGTGAAGGTCACTGGCTGGCCGGTGACCTTCACTTCCTCGTGCCTGATATACCTCTCAGTACAAATGTCTCATCAGGGTGGGTGCTGGTGCTGcgtgaactgttgctgtgttggtgtcacttcaccacttcatttcaacacaagtcATCTGACTCTCCTGCGTGTCCGTTCTAAGCATTGACATTAAAGAGGTtcagaaaaacatattttatctcaaaaatatttttcaaGCTACACAATAGATTGAAACCTGAAGAAATGAATCCTGTGACTGATTTACAAAGAACAGCTTCACAAATATGAATCAATCTATTGTTGTTATACATTGTGAAGGCAACACATTAGCGTGCTTAAATGATCAAGGAGATACGAACTCTAGCCAAACATCTGTGTTCTTCTGTTGATGTCTTCTGCCTGGTGTACCCACATCAACGAGGTCTGGCCCCTCTGAGTCCCAAACTGACACAAACCCAATTAACCAACCATCTTGACCCGGAGAAAAAATACAGACAACAGTTCCAACATTTCCACCAGAAGGACCACACATGGCGATACCACACacctaaaacacagaaaagacagCAGAACCATGAACGTCACAGAGTTTTATATTAATTTCAAAAGTCTGAAGATTTGTTCCCTTTTACTTCACATTTGTGCAAAGGAGGACAGATTTGGATAAAAGCTCATAACAACTAAATGAGCCTTAAAACAGTCATAAATCATGGACATACATTTCTGCAACAGCAAAATGGAGGACTACGGCAACctcaaaaaacaataaaaccatgaaatacagaaaaatcatccagaatttaaaaagaaacattcttCTGTAGTAGTAAACATAAAGATTTTGAAACCAACTTAATTACTGATGCtatctgtaaaaaaaattagcctgctaataaaaatgtatttgaagGAAATGTCACTGTAACACCCGTTTAGGATTAAATTCATACTTACTGCTGCTCCAGGTATTCCAAATGGAGCCCCCTGGAACGACGAGGCAATTCCAGATCAAGACAACTACAATAACAATGGCAGTGACAAGAATcaccaacacaacagcaacagcgaTGCCTGCCATCAGTCCCATATGGTTCAAAGAAAATTAGCATGGTGACGCCTTCAGAGGGACGTTCAGGCATGAGAATctaggtgtaaataatactcacagttacacccgaggagcctgccttgatagaacagggagtcgacagtgaggcggacgtttctagggagctcctgtaatctgctctctacaatcaccagatcaggatcaaaggtgtgatgcatcaccaccagaattactgctttattatctggagacatagaaaagaccagggtgactcaggaggtaagtttgactttcacttctgctttaacaactttgaatcttcatgttacatttagttccatcacattcacacttaagttgctacctgggagtccctccagggcctcgtcaatgtctgttttgattcgggatttgactggacatgtgggaatgtgtatttctacatgtgtgttgattttgctgctgcccagaaatcacacagaaaaaaaaataaagtagacCATCAAATTATAGCTTAGTAagtgttcttgttttacagtgtaatccctcatattgaacaacactaaaaaacaaagtagttgggcctacgttccatgatgctatacttttagatgttatttatgtcatagttcactttagacagaaacgtaccatgaccatcttgccgtccttgatctctctgacgaacgtggtctctttgccgtcccacttttggacgtggaccaacttgtctccctccagagacactgtagactgagagacacaacacatggtgaccgtactgaaaagtgtggccaattaatcttgattactccagaatatgccgatctgagatgattgaaagtgtttgttcttactTTACAGTTCCTGTAGTCGGCGGTGGTTTCATcaactcctcccccagcttgaaggagatctctgtgtttttgaaggtgctctgggtgcgaaccaccaccttatcgccctccaggctgatgatgacggtcGGTTTGGTCACGTTACCGACCTGTCGGGTGGCGAAGCCCACGCCTGGGACATgacatatgaagcacatttcaacactgagatcaaagaaaaagagcaaagatagAAGCACATTACTGACCGAGGGCTTTCATGTAATCATCAAAGTTCTCGCTCTCCACCAGTTTCCAGGTTGCACAGAAGGCGTCGACCATGGtgatggtttttcagagaccaAGTATTCTGAAGAGCACAGTGAGTGAGCTGCGGTCGTTCAAGTTTCCCCCCAGTGTGTTATTATTCCACGCCTTATTATTATGCATGCAGGTGGGCAGGGCCACGGGTCCCATTGGCTCAGGAGATTTTTGCTCTGTTCCTTATTGGACGGTTAAATTTGGTCACGGTCCTACTGACCCGTAGAGAGGTGGGGCAAAgctaaattagctcatttgtatgcgtgatgatgtaattactctaattcctgcagccagctcaggttgatgtggtgctaaaaaggagaaattctccattttaaagatgaccccaaaaaaatccaactacaacaatgaaaagcatgttaTAATGATGCTACCGGCAGAAGAGTAGTCTTCAAATCCCCATGAATCATTTCCTCATGTCCCGGCCCCCCTCTCCAGTCAGCCCGGTGCCACCCGATCGGAATGTGTCCTGTTGGGGGTCGTCGGTGAAGCAGAATCACTttgtttgacagctctttgtccTGAGTTGCATTAccgaccccaccaccaccaccaccactgcaattACTTCATGCTTCACATGCACAGTAACGACtgtccttaagtgtgtgtgtgagagtgtgtgcatgtgtaagttccgctttctcacacaaagtcagtgtttatggaggtacgcacagacacagatgagtgatTGTGACTCTTGATTGGGCAGTTTATGGTCGTTCATTTAAGTTGGACTCACGGGAGGTTTTTTGATAAACTGTCATGAGCATTAagcttggagctgatgttgtgttttaaaggttgacctgttttttttgtggagcagcttctgacacactgggattgtcagtatttccaaaagtctccttccggttagttttttaattctatttgtaatgcatcgtaaaagtaattttaaaataccactgaccgagctgccaaattcaaaatcttgttttggtttagttttgaggaaatatacttcaaatctgcacctcttctcattttctttttagcacctttgttttttgaaggatctcctgttgattcacttcttttgaacaacttcatttcctctgcacttcatctgagaacagggcatgcagacattaatcatacctgtaggctggagctctactcagcaacaacagctgctgtctgcaaacctgcatcggtgaaggagctctgttcccctgctggtcagtggcAGAAGTGTCTCCTAATTTGGGCTTGAATTAAAACGTCCCCGATATTAATAACAccaattgtacaaataatactttaaagtcttcaccactgagttgactccgagaaacattgtttgaaatagcttttcatttcatacttacagtaaacacactttgttatttAATGCTACAAAACCAAAGGTGTCattgaaaagaacaagaaaaaaggaagaaaatgaataatcaaaacgattaaaaatgaatgaaattcaattaaatatgcagcctcctatttgctcatcaaccaaaatatgcttctaaatgaaacatatttggactacatttacttatttaacaggtaatacaatataggaattaaaacatttcttaacaaaaaacctctgcacatacaagaacaaataaaaaagacaaacaaaataaacaagttcttggctgctattatttgagctgtgatggttgtgttggtgctgaca
The Takifugu flavidus isolate HTHZ2018 unplaced genomic scaffold, ASM371156v2 ctg454, whole genome shotgun sequence DNA segment above includes these coding regions:
- the LOC130520624 gene encoding uncharacterized protein LOC130520624 isoform X1 produces the protein MENLEGRVQTGTMSETLHANYQSISDMERGVSGTKFFVYVASETKNAHMEWVSKMKRVGHTEVNIPEDADYYLVFCPVKSRIKTDIDEALEGLPDNKAVILVVMHHTFDPDLVIVESRLQELPRNVRLTVDSLFYQGRLLWCNRNDIAWNQIQKTFNIPIPEPSWWKRPFNYLVNHKELMTVIAVGILLVILVIVIVNFTAGKGQTPGGVGNHPNLIQGQKDTGETPDLKKL
- the LOC130520624 gene encoding uncharacterized protein LOC130520624 isoform X3; protein product: MENLVSGTKFFVYVASETKNAHMEWVSKMKRVGHTEVNIPEDADYYLVFCPVKSRIKTDIDEALEGLPDNKAVILVVMHHTFDPDLVIVESRLQELPRNVRLTVDSLFYQGRLLWCNRNDIAWNQIQKTFNIPIPEPSWWKRPFNYLVNHKELMTVIAVGILLVILVIVIVNFTAGKGQTPGGVGNHPNLIQGQKDTGETPDLKKL
- the LOC130520624 gene encoding uncharacterized protein LOC130520624 isoform X2 — protein: MHRTYSPLRDMERGVSGTKFFVYVASETKNAHMEWVSKMKRVGHTEVNIPEDADYYLVFCPVKSRIKTDIDEALEGLPDNKAVILVVMHHTFDPDLVIVESRLQELPRNVRLTVDSLFYQGRLLWCNRNDIAWNQIQKTFNIPIPEPSWWKRPFNYLVNHKELMTVIAVGILLVILVIVIVNFTAGKGQTPGGVGNHPNLIQGQKDTGETPDLKKL